The following proteins come from a genomic window of Gossypium raimondii isolate GPD5lz chromosome 5, ASM2569854v1, whole genome shotgun sequence:
- the LOC105769243 gene encoding vacuolar protein sorting-associated protein 35B isoform X1 yields the protein MLLIGAEDEEKWLAEGIAGIQHNAFYLHRALDSNNLRDALKYSAQMLSELRTSKLSPQKYYELYMRAFDELRILEMFFKDESKHGVSVVDLYELVQHAGNILPRLYLLCTVGSVYIKSKEAPAKELLQDLVEMCHGVQHPIRGLFLRSYLAQISRDKLLDIGSDYEGDADTVMDAVEFILENFTEMNKLWVRMQLEGPGRVREKREKERSALQELVGKNLHVLSQIEGVDLEIYKETVLPRVLEQVVNCKDDLSQYYLMDCIIQVFPDEYHLQTLEMLLAACPQVQPTVDIKTVLSRLMDRLSKYAASSADVLTEFLQVEAFTKLSNAIEKVIEVQVDMPAVGAITLYVSLLTFTLRVHPDRLDYVDQVLGACVKKLSSIPKLEDSRATKQVVALLSAPLEKYNDTVTALKISNYPRVMDHLDNGTNKVMAMVIIESIMKNNTCISTADKVEVLFELIKGLIKDLDGATDELDEEDFKDEQNSVAKLIHMLYNNEPEEMLKIICIVWKHTMAGGPKRLPFTVPSLVFSALRLVRQLQGQEGDIVGEEVPATPKKIFQLLSQMIEALSAVPSPELALRLYLQCAEAANGCDLEYVAYEFFTQVFVLYEEEIANSKAQVTAIHLIIGALQRMNVFSVENRDTLTHKTTGYSARLLKKPDQCRAVYACSHLFWVDGQDGIRDGERVLLCLKRALRIANAAQQMASIARDSSGPVTLFVEILNKYLYYFEKGNKQITAAAIQHLIELINTEMQGDSATSDAFLASTLRYIQFQKQRGGVMGAKFESIKL from the exons ATGTTGTTAATCGGAGCAGAGGACGAAGAGAAATGGCTGGCGGAAGGGATCGCTGGTATTCAGCACAACGCTTTTTACTTGCATCGAGCTTTG GATTCCAATAATCTTAGAGATGCTCTCAAGTACTCCGCTCAGATGTTATCAGAGCTCCGGACCTCCAAACTCTCTCCTCAAAAATATTACGAACTTT ATATGCGAGCTTTCGATGAATTGAGGATATTGGAGATGTTCTTTAAAGATGAAAGCAAACACGGTGTCTCTGTGGTTGATCTGTACGAGCTAGTTCAACATGCCGGCAATATTTTGCCTAGATT GTATCTCCTATGCacggtaggatctgtctatatCAAATCTAAGGAGGCTCCTGCGAAGGAACTTCTTCAAGATCTTGTGGAAATGTGTCATGGAGTTCAACATCCCATACGTGGACTTTTTTTAAGGAGTTACCTTGCTCAAATCAGTCGAGACAAGTTACTAGATATTGGTTCTGATTACGAGGG AGATGCTGACACTGTGATGGATGCTGTGGAATTTATACTGGAAAATTTCACCGAGATGAATAAACTTTGGGTGCGAATGCAGCTTGAG GGACCTGGTAGAGTTAGAGAGAAGCGGGAAAAAGAAAGGAGCGCACTTCAAGAACTT GTAGGAAAAAATCTCCATGTTCTCAGTCAGATAGAAGGGGTGGACCTTGAGATTTACAAAGAAACAGTTCTTCCAAGAGTCTTAGAGCAG GTTGTCAATTGCAAAGATGATCTTTCCCAATATTATTTGATGGATTGCATAATTCAGGTGTTCCCTGATGAGTATCACTTGCAGACTCTTGAGATGTTATTGGCAGCTTGCCCCCAGGTCCAG CCAACAGTTGACATCAAGACAGTTTTGTCTCGACTAATGGACAGACTGTCAAAGTATGCTGCTTCAAGTGCTGAT GTATTAACTGAATTTCTACAAGTTGAAGCCTTCACTAAATTGAGCAATGCAATTGAGAAG GTCATAGAAGTGCAGGTAGACATGCCTGCTGTTGGAGCTATAACTTTGTATGTCTCTCTTCTTACCTTTACTCTTCGTGTTCATCCTGATCGGCTTGATTATGTGGATCAAGTACTG GGAGCCTGTGTTAAGAAGCTGTCTAGCATACCAAAACTTGAAGATAGCCGGGCAACAAAACAAGTGGTTGCTCTTTTGAGTGCTCCATTGGAGAAATACAATGATACAGTAACAGCCttgaaaatttctaattatCCACGAGTAATGGACCATCTTGATAATGGAACAAATAAAGTCATGGCAATGGTTATCATTGAAAGCATTATGAAGaataatacatgcatatcaACTGCGGACAAG GTTGAGGTGTTGTTTGAATTAATAAAGGGACTCATTAAGGACCTGGATGGTGCTACGGATGAG CTTGATGAAGAGGATTTCAAAGATGAGCAAAATTCTGTTGCTAAGCTAATTCACATGCTATATAATAATGAACCGGAGGAAATGTTGAAG ATTATATGTATTGTTTGGAAGCATACCATGGCTGGGGGACCAAAACGCCTACCCTTTACAGTTCCTTCACTTGTTTTTTCTGCACTTCGG TTGGTTAGGCAACTGCAAGGTCAGGAGGGAGACATAGTGGGAGAAGAAGTGCCAGCAACACCAAAGAAAATTTTCCAGCTCTTGAGTCAG ATGATCGAAGCACTTTCAGCTGTTCCATCACCTGAACTTGCTTTAAGGTTGTACCTACAATGTGCTGAG GCAGCTAATGGCTGTGATCTTGAGTATGTTGCTTATGAATTTTTCACTCAAGTGTTTGTATTGTACGAAGAAGAAATTGCG AACTCCAAAGCCCAAGTGACTGCAATTCATCTGATAATTGGGGCTCTCCAGAGGATGAATGTCTTTAGTGTCGAGAACCGAGATACTTTGACACACAAGACCACAGGA TATTCAGCTCGACTATTGAAGAAGCCCGACCAGTGCAGAGCTGTTTACGCATGTTCACATCTTTTTTGGGTTGATGGTCAGGACGGCATTAGGGATGGGGAGAG GGTCCTGCTGTGCCTAAAGCGAGCATTGAGGATCGCAAATGCTGCTCAACAAATGGCTAGTATTGCACGAGATAGCAGTGGGCCAGTCACGCTCTTTGTTGAGATATTGAACAA GTACCTCTATTActttgaaaaaggaaataaacaaatcaCCGCTGCTGCGATCCAACACCTGATAGAATTAATCAATACAGAGATGCAGGGTGATTCTGCAACCTCAGATGCTTTTCTTGCCAGTACCTTGCGTTACATTCAATTCCAGAAACAAAGAGGAGGTGTAATGGGTGCCAAATTTGAATCcattaaattgtaa
- the LOC105769243 gene encoding vacuolar protein sorting-associated protein 35B isoform X2, protein MLLIGAEDEEKWLAEGIAGIQHNAFYLHRALDSNNLRDALKYSAQMLSELRTSKLSPQKYYELYMRAFDELRILEMFFKDESKHGVSVVDLYELVQHAGNILPRLYLLCTVGSVYIKSKEAPAKELLQDLVEMCHGVQHPIRGLFLRSYLAQISRDKLLDIGSDYEGDADTVMDAVEFILENFTEMNKLWVRMQLEGPGRVREKREKERSALQELVGKNLHVLSQIEGVDLEIYKETVLPRVLEQVVNCKDDLSQYYLMDCIIQVFPDEYHLQTLEMLLAACPQVQPTVDIKTVLSRLMDRLSKYAASSADVLTEFLQVEAFTKLSNAIEKVIEVQVDMPAVGAITLYVSLLTFTLRVHPDRLDYVDQVLGACVKKLSSIPKLEDSRATKQVVALLSAPLEKYNDTVTALKISNYPRVMDHLDNGTNKVMAMVIIESIMKNNTCISTADKVEVLFELIKGLIKDLDGATDELDEEDFKDEQNSVAKLIHMLYNNEPEEMLKIICIVWKHTMAGGPKRLPFTVPSLVFSALRLVRQLQGQEGDIVGEEVPATPKKIFQLLSQMIEALSAVPSPELALRLYLQCAENSKAQVTAIHLIIGALQRMNVFSVENRDTLTHKTTGYSARLLKKPDQCRAVYACSHLFWVDGQDGIRDGERVLLCLKRALRIANAAQQMASIARDSSGPVTLFVEILNKYLYYFEKGNKQITAAAIQHLIELINTEMQGDSATSDAFLASTLRYIQFQKQRGGVMGAKFESIKL, encoded by the exons ATGTTGTTAATCGGAGCAGAGGACGAAGAGAAATGGCTGGCGGAAGGGATCGCTGGTATTCAGCACAACGCTTTTTACTTGCATCGAGCTTTG GATTCCAATAATCTTAGAGATGCTCTCAAGTACTCCGCTCAGATGTTATCAGAGCTCCGGACCTCCAAACTCTCTCCTCAAAAATATTACGAACTTT ATATGCGAGCTTTCGATGAATTGAGGATATTGGAGATGTTCTTTAAAGATGAAAGCAAACACGGTGTCTCTGTGGTTGATCTGTACGAGCTAGTTCAACATGCCGGCAATATTTTGCCTAGATT GTATCTCCTATGCacggtaggatctgtctatatCAAATCTAAGGAGGCTCCTGCGAAGGAACTTCTTCAAGATCTTGTGGAAATGTGTCATGGAGTTCAACATCCCATACGTGGACTTTTTTTAAGGAGTTACCTTGCTCAAATCAGTCGAGACAAGTTACTAGATATTGGTTCTGATTACGAGGG AGATGCTGACACTGTGATGGATGCTGTGGAATTTATACTGGAAAATTTCACCGAGATGAATAAACTTTGGGTGCGAATGCAGCTTGAG GGACCTGGTAGAGTTAGAGAGAAGCGGGAAAAAGAAAGGAGCGCACTTCAAGAACTT GTAGGAAAAAATCTCCATGTTCTCAGTCAGATAGAAGGGGTGGACCTTGAGATTTACAAAGAAACAGTTCTTCCAAGAGTCTTAGAGCAG GTTGTCAATTGCAAAGATGATCTTTCCCAATATTATTTGATGGATTGCATAATTCAGGTGTTCCCTGATGAGTATCACTTGCAGACTCTTGAGATGTTATTGGCAGCTTGCCCCCAGGTCCAG CCAACAGTTGACATCAAGACAGTTTTGTCTCGACTAATGGACAGACTGTCAAAGTATGCTGCTTCAAGTGCTGAT GTATTAACTGAATTTCTACAAGTTGAAGCCTTCACTAAATTGAGCAATGCAATTGAGAAG GTCATAGAAGTGCAGGTAGACATGCCTGCTGTTGGAGCTATAACTTTGTATGTCTCTCTTCTTACCTTTACTCTTCGTGTTCATCCTGATCGGCTTGATTATGTGGATCAAGTACTG GGAGCCTGTGTTAAGAAGCTGTCTAGCATACCAAAACTTGAAGATAGCCGGGCAACAAAACAAGTGGTTGCTCTTTTGAGTGCTCCATTGGAGAAATACAATGATACAGTAACAGCCttgaaaatttctaattatCCACGAGTAATGGACCATCTTGATAATGGAACAAATAAAGTCATGGCAATGGTTATCATTGAAAGCATTATGAAGaataatacatgcatatcaACTGCGGACAAG GTTGAGGTGTTGTTTGAATTAATAAAGGGACTCATTAAGGACCTGGATGGTGCTACGGATGAG CTTGATGAAGAGGATTTCAAAGATGAGCAAAATTCTGTTGCTAAGCTAATTCACATGCTATATAATAATGAACCGGAGGAAATGTTGAAG ATTATATGTATTGTTTGGAAGCATACCATGGCTGGGGGACCAAAACGCCTACCCTTTACAGTTCCTTCACTTGTTTTTTCTGCACTTCGG TTGGTTAGGCAACTGCAAGGTCAGGAGGGAGACATAGTGGGAGAAGAAGTGCCAGCAACACCAAAGAAAATTTTCCAGCTCTTGAGTCAG ATGATCGAAGCACTTTCAGCTGTTCCATCACCTGAACTTGCTTTAAGGTTGTACCTACAATGTGCTGAG AACTCCAAAGCCCAAGTGACTGCAATTCATCTGATAATTGGGGCTCTCCAGAGGATGAATGTCTTTAGTGTCGAGAACCGAGATACTTTGACACACAAGACCACAGGA TATTCAGCTCGACTATTGAAGAAGCCCGACCAGTGCAGAGCTGTTTACGCATGTTCACATCTTTTTTGGGTTGATGGTCAGGACGGCATTAGGGATGGGGAGAG GGTCCTGCTGTGCCTAAAGCGAGCATTGAGGATCGCAAATGCTGCTCAACAAATGGCTAGTATTGCACGAGATAGCAGTGGGCCAGTCACGCTCTTTGTTGAGATATTGAACAA GTACCTCTATTActttgaaaaaggaaataaacaaatcaCCGCTGCTGCGATCCAACACCTGATAGAATTAATCAATACAGAGATGCAGGGTGATTCTGCAACCTCAGATGCTTTTCTTGCCAGTACCTTGCGTTACATTCAATTCCAGAAACAAAGAGGAGGTGTAATGGGTGCCAAATTTGAATCcattaaattgtaa
- the LOC105769243 gene encoding vacuolar protein sorting-associated protein 35B isoform X3 codes for MLLIGAEDEEKWLAEGIAGIQHNAFYLHRALDSNNLRDALKYSAQMLSELRTSKLSPQKYYELYMRAFDELRILEMFFKDESKHGVSVVDLYELVQHAGNILPRLDADTVMDAVEFILENFTEMNKLWVRMQLEGPGRVREKREKERSALQELVGKNLHVLSQIEGVDLEIYKETVLPRVLEQVVNCKDDLSQYYLMDCIIQVFPDEYHLQTLEMLLAACPQVQPTVDIKTVLSRLMDRLSKYAASSADVLTEFLQVEAFTKLSNAIEKVIEVQVDMPAVGAITLYVSLLTFTLRVHPDRLDYVDQVLGACVKKLSSIPKLEDSRATKQVVALLSAPLEKYNDTVTALKISNYPRVMDHLDNGTNKVMAMVIIESIMKNNTCISTADKVEVLFELIKGLIKDLDGATDELDEEDFKDEQNSVAKLIHMLYNNEPEEMLKIICIVWKHTMAGGPKRLPFTVPSLVFSALRLVRQLQGQEGDIVGEEVPATPKKIFQLLSQMIEALSAVPSPELALRLYLQCAEAANGCDLEYVAYEFFTQVFVLYEEEIANSKAQVTAIHLIIGALQRMNVFSVENRDTLTHKTTGYSARLLKKPDQCRAVYACSHLFWVDGQDGIRDGERVLLCLKRALRIANAAQQMASIARDSSGPVTLFVEILNKYLYYFEKGNKQITAAAIQHLIELINTEMQGDSATSDAFLASTLRYIQFQKQRGGVMGAKFESIKL; via the exons ATGTTGTTAATCGGAGCAGAGGACGAAGAGAAATGGCTGGCGGAAGGGATCGCTGGTATTCAGCACAACGCTTTTTACTTGCATCGAGCTTTG GATTCCAATAATCTTAGAGATGCTCTCAAGTACTCCGCTCAGATGTTATCAGAGCTCCGGACCTCCAAACTCTCTCCTCAAAAATATTACGAACTTT ATATGCGAGCTTTCGATGAATTGAGGATATTGGAGATGTTCTTTAAAGATGAAAGCAAACACGGTGTCTCTGTGGTTGATCTGTACGAGCTAGTTCAACATGCCGGCAATATTTTGCCTAGATT AGATGCTGACACTGTGATGGATGCTGTGGAATTTATACTGGAAAATTTCACCGAGATGAATAAACTTTGGGTGCGAATGCAGCTTGAG GGACCTGGTAGAGTTAGAGAGAAGCGGGAAAAAGAAAGGAGCGCACTTCAAGAACTT GTAGGAAAAAATCTCCATGTTCTCAGTCAGATAGAAGGGGTGGACCTTGAGATTTACAAAGAAACAGTTCTTCCAAGAGTCTTAGAGCAG GTTGTCAATTGCAAAGATGATCTTTCCCAATATTATTTGATGGATTGCATAATTCAGGTGTTCCCTGATGAGTATCACTTGCAGACTCTTGAGATGTTATTGGCAGCTTGCCCCCAGGTCCAG CCAACAGTTGACATCAAGACAGTTTTGTCTCGACTAATGGACAGACTGTCAAAGTATGCTGCTTCAAGTGCTGAT GTATTAACTGAATTTCTACAAGTTGAAGCCTTCACTAAATTGAGCAATGCAATTGAGAAG GTCATAGAAGTGCAGGTAGACATGCCTGCTGTTGGAGCTATAACTTTGTATGTCTCTCTTCTTACCTTTACTCTTCGTGTTCATCCTGATCGGCTTGATTATGTGGATCAAGTACTG GGAGCCTGTGTTAAGAAGCTGTCTAGCATACCAAAACTTGAAGATAGCCGGGCAACAAAACAAGTGGTTGCTCTTTTGAGTGCTCCATTGGAGAAATACAATGATACAGTAACAGCCttgaaaatttctaattatCCACGAGTAATGGACCATCTTGATAATGGAACAAATAAAGTCATGGCAATGGTTATCATTGAAAGCATTATGAAGaataatacatgcatatcaACTGCGGACAAG GTTGAGGTGTTGTTTGAATTAATAAAGGGACTCATTAAGGACCTGGATGGTGCTACGGATGAG CTTGATGAAGAGGATTTCAAAGATGAGCAAAATTCTGTTGCTAAGCTAATTCACATGCTATATAATAATGAACCGGAGGAAATGTTGAAG ATTATATGTATTGTTTGGAAGCATACCATGGCTGGGGGACCAAAACGCCTACCCTTTACAGTTCCTTCACTTGTTTTTTCTGCACTTCGG TTGGTTAGGCAACTGCAAGGTCAGGAGGGAGACATAGTGGGAGAAGAAGTGCCAGCAACACCAAAGAAAATTTTCCAGCTCTTGAGTCAG ATGATCGAAGCACTTTCAGCTGTTCCATCACCTGAACTTGCTTTAAGGTTGTACCTACAATGTGCTGAG GCAGCTAATGGCTGTGATCTTGAGTATGTTGCTTATGAATTTTTCACTCAAGTGTTTGTATTGTACGAAGAAGAAATTGCG AACTCCAAAGCCCAAGTGACTGCAATTCATCTGATAATTGGGGCTCTCCAGAGGATGAATGTCTTTAGTGTCGAGAACCGAGATACTTTGACACACAAGACCACAGGA TATTCAGCTCGACTATTGAAGAAGCCCGACCAGTGCAGAGCTGTTTACGCATGTTCACATCTTTTTTGGGTTGATGGTCAGGACGGCATTAGGGATGGGGAGAG GGTCCTGCTGTGCCTAAAGCGAGCATTGAGGATCGCAAATGCTGCTCAACAAATGGCTAGTATTGCACGAGATAGCAGTGGGCCAGTCACGCTCTTTGTTGAGATATTGAACAA GTACCTCTATTActttgaaaaaggaaataaacaaatcaCCGCTGCTGCGATCCAACACCTGATAGAATTAATCAATACAGAGATGCAGGGTGATTCTGCAACCTCAGATGCTTTTCTTGCCAGTACCTTGCGTTACATTCAATTCCAGAAACAAAGAGGAGGTGTAATGGGTGCCAAATTTGAATCcattaaattgtaa
- the LOC105769243 gene encoding vacuolar protein sorting-associated protein 35B isoform X4, translated as MLLIGAEDEEKWLAEGIAGIQHNAFYLHRALDSNNLRDALKYSAQMLSELRTSKLSPQKYYELYMRAFDELRILEMFFKDESKHGVSVVDLYELVQHAGNILPRLYLLCTVGSVYIKSKEAPAKELLQDLVEMCHGVQHPIRGLFLRSYLAQISRDKLLDIGSDYEGDADTVMDAVEFILENFTEMNKLWVRMQLEGPGRVREKREKERSALQELVGKNLHVLSQIEGVDLEIYKETVLPRVLEQVVNCKDDLSQYYLMDCIIQVFPDEYHLQTLEMLLAACPQVQPTVDIKTVLSRLMDRLSKYAASSADVLTEFLQVEAFTKLSNAIEKVIEVQVDMPAVGAITLYVSLLTFTLRVHPDRLDYVDQVLGACVKKLSSIPKLEDSRATKQVVALLSAPLEKYNDTVTALKISNYPRVMDHLDNGTNKVMAMVIIESIMKNNTCISTADKVEVLFELIKGLIKDLDGATDELDEEDFKDEQNSVAKLIHMLYNNEPEEMLKIICIVWKHTMAGGPKRLPFTVPSLVFSALRLVRQLQGQEGDIVGEEVPATPKKIFQLLSQMIEALSAVPSPELALRLYLQCAEAANGCDLEYVAYEFFTQVFVLYEEEIANSKAQVTAIHLIIGALQRMNVFSVENRDTLTHKTTGYSARLLKKPDQCRAVYACSHLFWVDGQDGIRDGEREVAGSCCA; from the exons ATGTTGTTAATCGGAGCAGAGGACGAAGAGAAATGGCTGGCGGAAGGGATCGCTGGTATTCAGCACAACGCTTTTTACTTGCATCGAGCTTTG GATTCCAATAATCTTAGAGATGCTCTCAAGTACTCCGCTCAGATGTTATCAGAGCTCCGGACCTCCAAACTCTCTCCTCAAAAATATTACGAACTTT ATATGCGAGCTTTCGATGAATTGAGGATATTGGAGATGTTCTTTAAAGATGAAAGCAAACACGGTGTCTCTGTGGTTGATCTGTACGAGCTAGTTCAACATGCCGGCAATATTTTGCCTAGATT GTATCTCCTATGCacggtaggatctgtctatatCAAATCTAAGGAGGCTCCTGCGAAGGAACTTCTTCAAGATCTTGTGGAAATGTGTCATGGAGTTCAACATCCCATACGTGGACTTTTTTTAAGGAGTTACCTTGCTCAAATCAGTCGAGACAAGTTACTAGATATTGGTTCTGATTACGAGGG AGATGCTGACACTGTGATGGATGCTGTGGAATTTATACTGGAAAATTTCACCGAGATGAATAAACTTTGGGTGCGAATGCAGCTTGAG GGACCTGGTAGAGTTAGAGAGAAGCGGGAAAAAGAAAGGAGCGCACTTCAAGAACTT GTAGGAAAAAATCTCCATGTTCTCAGTCAGATAGAAGGGGTGGACCTTGAGATTTACAAAGAAACAGTTCTTCCAAGAGTCTTAGAGCAG GTTGTCAATTGCAAAGATGATCTTTCCCAATATTATTTGATGGATTGCATAATTCAGGTGTTCCCTGATGAGTATCACTTGCAGACTCTTGAGATGTTATTGGCAGCTTGCCCCCAGGTCCAG CCAACAGTTGACATCAAGACAGTTTTGTCTCGACTAATGGACAGACTGTCAAAGTATGCTGCTTCAAGTGCTGAT GTATTAACTGAATTTCTACAAGTTGAAGCCTTCACTAAATTGAGCAATGCAATTGAGAAG GTCATAGAAGTGCAGGTAGACATGCCTGCTGTTGGAGCTATAACTTTGTATGTCTCTCTTCTTACCTTTACTCTTCGTGTTCATCCTGATCGGCTTGATTATGTGGATCAAGTACTG GGAGCCTGTGTTAAGAAGCTGTCTAGCATACCAAAACTTGAAGATAGCCGGGCAACAAAACAAGTGGTTGCTCTTTTGAGTGCTCCATTGGAGAAATACAATGATACAGTAACAGCCttgaaaatttctaattatCCACGAGTAATGGACCATCTTGATAATGGAACAAATAAAGTCATGGCAATGGTTATCATTGAAAGCATTATGAAGaataatacatgcatatcaACTGCGGACAAG GTTGAGGTGTTGTTTGAATTAATAAAGGGACTCATTAAGGACCTGGATGGTGCTACGGATGAG CTTGATGAAGAGGATTTCAAAGATGAGCAAAATTCTGTTGCTAAGCTAATTCACATGCTATATAATAATGAACCGGAGGAAATGTTGAAG ATTATATGTATTGTTTGGAAGCATACCATGGCTGGGGGACCAAAACGCCTACCCTTTACAGTTCCTTCACTTGTTTTTTCTGCACTTCGG TTGGTTAGGCAACTGCAAGGTCAGGAGGGAGACATAGTGGGAGAAGAAGTGCCAGCAACACCAAAGAAAATTTTCCAGCTCTTGAGTCAG ATGATCGAAGCACTTTCAGCTGTTCCATCACCTGAACTTGCTTTAAGGTTGTACCTACAATGTGCTGAG GCAGCTAATGGCTGTGATCTTGAGTATGTTGCTTATGAATTTTTCACTCAAGTGTTTGTATTGTACGAAGAAGAAATTGCG AACTCCAAAGCCCAAGTGACTGCAATTCATCTGATAATTGGGGCTCTCCAGAGGATGAATGTCTTTAGTGTCGAGAACCGAGATACTTTGACACACAAGACCACAGGA TATTCAGCTCGACTATTGAAGAAGCCCGACCAGTGCAGAGCTGTTTACGCATGTTCACATCTTTTTTGGGTTGATGGTCAGGACGGCATTAGGGATGGGGAGAG GGAGGTTGCAGGGTCCTGCTGTGCCTAA
- the LOC105769243 gene encoding vacuolar protein sorting-associated protein 35B isoform X5, with translation MCHGACDSFILFGHPELKTSIPISGLQGPGRVREKREKERSALQELVGKNLHVLSQIEGVDLEIYKETVLPRVLEQVVNCKDDLSQYYLMDCIIQVFPDEYHLQTLEMLLAACPQVQPTVDIKTVLSRLMDRLSKYAASSADVLTEFLQVEAFTKLSNAIEKVIEVQVDMPAVGAITLYVSLLTFTLRVHPDRLDYVDQVLGACVKKLSSIPKLEDSRATKQVVALLSAPLEKYNDTVTALKISNYPRVMDHLDNGTNKVMAMVIIESIMKNNTCISTADKVEVLFELIKGLIKDLDGATDELDEEDFKDEQNSVAKLIHMLYNNEPEEMLKIICIVWKHTMAGGPKRLPFTVPSLVFSALRLVRQLQGQEGDIVGEEVPATPKKIFQLLSQMIEALSAVPSPELALRLYLQCAEAANGCDLEYVAYEFFTQVFVLYEEEIANSKAQVTAIHLIIGALQRMNVFSVENRDTLTHKTTGYSARLLKKPDQCRAVYACSHLFWVDGQDGIRDGERVLLCLKRALRIANAAQQMASIARDSSGPVTLFVEILNKYLYYFEKGNKQITAAAIQHLIELINTEMQGDSATSDAFLASTLRYIQFQKQRGGVMGAKFESIKL, from the exons AT GTGTCATGGTGCTTGTGATTCATTCATACTCTTTGGTCATCCTGAGTTGAAGACTTCAATTCCAATTTCTGGTCTGCAGGGACCTGGTAGAGTTAGAGAGAAGCGGGAAAAAGAAAGGAGCGCACTTCAAGAACTT GTAGGAAAAAATCTCCATGTTCTCAGTCAGATAGAAGGGGTGGACCTTGAGATTTACAAAGAAACAGTTCTTCCAAGAGTCTTAGAGCAG GTTGTCAATTGCAAAGATGATCTTTCCCAATATTATTTGATGGATTGCATAATTCAGGTGTTCCCTGATGAGTATCACTTGCAGACTCTTGAGATGTTATTGGCAGCTTGCCCCCAGGTCCAG CCAACAGTTGACATCAAGACAGTTTTGTCTCGACTAATGGACAGACTGTCAAAGTATGCTGCTTCAAGTGCTGAT GTATTAACTGAATTTCTACAAGTTGAAGCCTTCACTAAATTGAGCAATGCAATTGAGAAG GTCATAGAAGTGCAGGTAGACATGCCTGCTGTTGGAGCTATAACTTTGTATGTCTCTCTTCTTACCTTTACTCTTCGTGTTCATCCTGATCGGCTTGATTATGTGGATCAAGTACTG GGAGCCTGTGTTAAGAAGCTGTCTAGCATACCAAAACTTGAAGATAGCCGGGCAACAAAACAAGTGGTTGCTCTTTTGAGTGCTCCATTGGAGAAATACAATGATACAGTAACAGCCttgaaaatttctaattatCCACGAGTAATGGACCATCTTGATAATGGAACAAATAAAGTCATGGCAATGGTTATCATTGAAAGCATTATGAAGaataatacatgcatatcaACTGCGGACAAG GTTGAGGTGTTGTTTGAATTAATAAAGGGACTCATTAAGGACCTGGATGGTGCTACGGATGAG CTTGATGAAGAGGATTTCAAAGATGAGCAAAATTCTGTTGCTAAGCTAATTCACATGCTATATAATAATGAACCGGAGGAAATGTTGAAG ATTATATGTATTGTTTGGAAGCATACCATGGCTGGGGGACCAAAACGCCTACCCTTTACAGTTCCTTCACTTGTTTTTTCTGCACTTCGG TTGGTTAGGCAACTGCAAGGTCAGGAGGGAGACATAGTGGGAGAAGAAGTGCCAGCAACACCAAAGAAAATTTTCCAGCTCTTGAGTCAG ATGATCGAAGCACTTTCAGCTGTTCCATCACCTGAACTTGCTTTAAGGTTGTACCTACAATGTGCTGAG GCAGCTAATGGCTGTGATCTTGAGTATGTTGCTTATGAATTTTTCACTCAAGTGTTTGTATTGTACGAAGAAGAAATTGCG AACTCCAAAGCCCAAGTGACTGCAATTCATCTGATAATTGGGGCTCTCCAGAGGATGAATGTCTTTAGTGTCGAGAACCGAGATACTTTGACACACAAGACCACAGGA TATTCAGCTCGACTATTGAAGAAGCCCGACCAGTGCAGAGCTGTTTACGCATGTTCACATCTTTTTTGGGTTGATGGTCAGGACGGCATTAGGGATGGGGAGAG GGTCCTGCTGTGCCTAAAGCGAGCATTGAGGATCGCAAATGCTGCTCAACAAATGGCTAGTATTGCACGAGATAGCAGTGGGCCAGTCACGCTCTTTGTTGAGATATTGAACAA GTACCTCTATTActttgaaaaaggaaataaacaaatcaCCGCTGCTGCGATCCAACACCTGATAGAATTAATCAATACAGAGATGCAGGGTGATTCTGCAACCTCAGATGCTTTTCTTGCCAGTACCTTGCGTTACATTCAATTCCAGAAACAAAGAGGAGGTGTAATGGGTGCCAAATTTGAATCcattaaattgtaa